DNA from Tripterygium wilfordii isolate XIE 37 chromosome 15, ASM1340144v1, whole genome shotgun sequence:
GAAAGTTCTTCTTAGAGTTGTACACAATTTGACCTGTTGTTCGGCtgctgagaagaagaaaaatcttGGGGAAAGGAAGAacttttcttaaatttttttggtttgtcAGCAATCAAACAGAATGTTGACAAACTAatctaagtagagtacaaagaAGAAATCATAACATTTTTTTCGTCTTGTTTCTTTTAGCAGACCCACCTGACGTTCGAAACTGGTTTCCAAATTACACATATGAATCTCCTATATTGGACACAGTTGATGGCAATGAAGATTCTATTACAAGTGAATGTGTGAATGAAAAATTTGTCATTGAAGACAGGATCGAAGACAAAAAAGTAAACTTGAGGACATTTCAACAAAACAAGTTTTATGTTCCAAAGAAAACCAAGCCTTTAATTTGTAACAGCTCTTTTGGAGACTTCAAGGAGGAGAATAAACTTTTATGTGAGGTACTGTTCTATacatttttcttctctccatGGTGATACTGATATCTGATCATGATAAGGATAcattttgatatattttgatgCATGGTGATAGCTTTGATGCTAGTTTCTTTGTTTCAACATTTTTGTCGAGCCATTACTTTGATATTCTGCTATGCATTGTTCATTTATCGTAATAGTATCCAATCACCAGAAGAATCCATATGATTTTATTGCAAGCCATTCATTTCATCATAAGCAAATTTAGTTACAGTTAAAAAGAATGTGTCAATGTAACGATGTCAAAGACTCAAGCTTGATTGTTGAAGATTCTCTATGTGCAGAAACAGAATCTTCCCCCAGATGCCAGTTTTCAGTCCTTAAAAGTGGATACTAGTTCAAGAAATATGGAAAGGAAATCTCCAAGGAAGGAAATTTGCAGGAAGGATTTTGGAGAGAGCTCATTTTCCAAGGAGCAAGCATGGTTTGCGTCAACAACTACAATGAGCAACTCAAAGTTAGCCAAAGTTGATGTAGATTCTATGACAACAACTTGGGGAAGGAATGACAAAGAATTTGAAGGAAAACACAATTCAGAGAATGGTTTTGTTACCATGAGGAAGAACAAACCAAATGATGAAAATTCAAGACCAGAAGAGATTTTACTAGGAGGTTCCAGAAATAAGAGCAGAGTTCCGCTTCATCAAACTAAGCGGATAAATTCTGCTGAATTGGATATTGCTAGTAATTCAGTTGAAGGAAGAAATATATTGGCAGAAAGAAGTAATTTTCAGCATCCTGATGTGATGGGTGTCACTGGGAAATGGCGGTGTCCACAGAAGAACAAGCCTAATATTGGACCTCCCATGAAGCAGCTGAGACTGGAGCGATGGGTTAACAGGCATTAGGCATTTGTGAGGATTTTGGGACGAAACCTGTACAATCTGTATTCTGTACAAGTCCTGCTAAAAGGTGGCTTCCTCTTGAAGCTAACCCTGATTTCATGAACCATTCATGTCCCTTCTGCTAAGAGGTAGCTTTCCATTGGAGGCAGTAATTATGTGGCTTGAACTCCTTGAGTCTGATTTTTTGGCCAGTCAGCTAGCAAATTCATGGTGTAAGAAAGGGGTGATAATAATTTTCCCTTGACAGGTAATTCTTACAAGAAGTTCATTCCCTTGGCAAGTTACAATTATCTAGATTATGTGAAAAAGAGAATTCTATCATGTCAAAGGCATTATCAAAGTTTCTATGGAGTTTTAGAAGTTGAGAACTGTTCTGATTGAAAATGTCCAAATGTGGGGGGGACACATTATGATGcaatttatttaattgtgttttcTTTGATATCTCAATTCTTTGGCGGTTGTTTTCTGGCATTTATTACTCTTTGTAGATGTAGGGATATTAATATAATTGTAATTTGCAAACCACATATTTATTTGTCAATCCCTTTCTTTGCTCTATGAACAGAACTTTCTGATAAAATGCTATTTCATTATCTCAATCTAACAGTACCATCCTGGCTTAACATGCTTAGTTCTTTTCTCTCCCTTCATGGTTGTTAgtccttctttcttttctttatacTGGTTAATTGAACTGGAAATTACTATGCATTAGGTGACCCAATTTTATCGTTAAGTGAAAAACTTAAGTTTAAGTTTTCGCAGAGTAGATTGATCCACAATTTGGCATTGACAATCACCTCTTACATTATTGGACCTGTTAGTGTAagtaccaatatatatatatatatccccgTGTTGACGTTGACAGTAAACTCTCACATTGATTGACCTGAaatagcaaaaaaagaaaaaaatatctcaTGTCTAGGTCTTATTTCCCCCTTAtgctttacacttttttttttttttaatgcctgTATTAGTGTGTAGTCATCCACAAATTGTATTTTTGGTAGGCCTCACAGGgtcacaaaatgtgaaaaaacaaGCAATGGTAAAGATTGATTAGATATCTTGCACTGTCTTGTTCCTTTCAGCCTGGGCCTACCCACTCTTAACTCTTCATGTTCTATTATTTAGGATCACAATCCACTGTGGTTTGTGGAtgggttaatatcacttttggtcactgaaagattggttgtgtttcaaattggtcACTGACTCTCAAATTGTGTCACTTCAACCATCGAAAGTTCAATTTGTTCCAATTAAATCACTCGGGTATAAATTTCCCAATTTCGGTCAATCAACCTGCCTGCGTGGCAGCTTGACTGTTAACTCATTTTATCCACGTGGATAATAATATCCAAGGTGgatattattaaattattttgaaaataaaattacacaTGCACAAATCAGTGCCGTACATGTTGACAAATCAGCAATTTTGTACCATATTTTCTATTGATAAGtctgaattattattttttgcatAATTCGACTAAATCAATGGCGATTGGGAAATAGGAACTCGCATCGAAAAATTGGAGTTCCGTTGAGGTGGATGAGCGAAATTCCTAACCAGTAAATGCCCATCAACGTTTGCGACTTCTAAAAGCGGCGATTCAACGTCGGAGTGGCCGGAGAGGACCATTATCACAATCCACTTTGGTTTATGGATAAACAGCTGACCCATGCACACCAATTTTTAACTGGTGAAACTCGTTAAGAGTAATCACAATAGTTGTGAGTATGATACAAATGAGCCTCGTGTGTTGGAACCAATAAGGAGGACACCAATCTTCCCTTCTCTCATGTCGTTCCCAATAAAATTGGGACAACAAAATTATTCTATTGCGCCCATTTTTATATTCATGCTCCATTCAAATCTCACCCAGACGGCCAGACCCCATTAGGTTAGCACCATTAGAGCAATTACAGTAGTCATAATTTGCTGGGccaataaaattttatattgggtcccacttttattacataaaaagtcaagtcaaacacatctctcaatacagccatatcaacaaaacacatctcccaatataaccacatcaacaaaacacaaatttctatacattttccttcccacccaacatgtcaacatggtggccaacaaattctcatgccctccatgttctccccaataaaactacatcaaaacacaatctttcaatataaaacacatctcccaatatagtcacgtcaacaaaacacaaaactcaatacaaccacatcaacaaaaaacaaaaccccatacatatttgttggcgcACACAAAATAAcatcattgcaattgctctaaatATCTTATATTTGTGATACAGTAAGCTTATAAAGTCTCACAATCGCCCTCATTTCTTCATTCCATTATTGCTCTTAGAATAAAAGCAGACTTACAGACGTCCACATGGAtgccttctcttcttcctttctctCTGCATCACCACCTTCAAAGCTCCTCTTCTCCTCACCCCCATCTCCTTATAATAAACTTCGTCAGCCTCTTCAGATTTCCTCCGTTCACTTGGAAGAGAAGCCCGCCACACCCACAGCAAGACCACCAAGCACCACCACCTCTAACGGCAGAGCACCAAAACCATCACCTTCACCTTCTTTGCCTGCAAAATCAAAGTTATCTCCTCCGATAAAGAGACGGGTGGAGCCAAAAGTACCCGCAATCATACTCAATGCCTTTGATGATATCATCAACAACTTCATAGACCCTCCTCTCCGACCATCCGTCGACCCAAGATATGTGCTGTCCGATAACTTTGCTCCAGTCTCCGAGCTTCCTCCGACGGAGTGTGAGGTGATAGAGGGATCCCTCCCTCCATGTCTAGACGGTGCATATATTCGCAACGGCCCAAATCCCCAGTACCTTCCACGCGGCCCTTACCACCTATTTGACGGCGATGGCATGCTTCATTCCATTCGAATCTCTCAAGGGAAAGCTACCCTTTGCAGCCGCTACGTTAACACGTATAAGTACAAAATCGAGTGTGATGCTGGCGTTCCTCTAATTCCCAATGTATTCTCCGGCTTCAATGGTCTCACAGCCTCCGCCGCACGGGGAGCTGTCACCGCAGCTCGAGTTCTCACTGGTCAATTCAACCCGGCGAATGGAATTGGTTTAGCAAACACGAGTTTGGCTTTCTTTGGGAACCGCTTGTACGCACTAGGGGAGTCTGATCTTCCCTATGCCGTTCGGTTAACGCCAGACGGAGACATAGAGACGGTGGGTCGCCATGATTTCGAGGGGAAGCTCGTGATGAGCATGACGGCACATCCCAAGTTAGAGCCTGAAACAGGGGAGGCCTTCGCGTTCCGGTATGGTCCAGTGCCACCCTTTTTAACCTTCTTCTGGTTCGACAAGAAGGGGAACAAGCAGCCAGACGTGCCCATATTCTCCATGACTCGTCCTTCTTTCCTCCATGACTTCGCCATCACCAAGAAGTACGCCATCTTCGCCGACATACAGATCGTGATGAACCCAGTTGAAATGATCAACGGTGGAGCCCCTGTTGGCTCCGACCCCTCCAAAGTCTGTAGAATTGGAATCATCCCCAGATACGCCAGGGACGAATCAGAGATAAGGTGGTTCGATGTGCCGGGATTCAACATCATACACGCCATCAATGCTTgggatgaagaagaggaggacgCCGTGGTGATGATCGCACCCAACATACTTTCAGTCGAGCATACTCTGGAGCGGATGGATCTGGTTCATGCCTTGGTGGAGAAAGTGAGAATCGACCTCAAAACAGGCATTGTAACAAGGCATCCAGTGTCGGCAAGGAATCTGGACTTCGCAGTGATAAATCAGGCTTTCACGGGAAGAAAGAATAAATACGTGTATGCAGGAGTAGGCGATCCAATGCCAAAGATATCAGGAGTGGTGAAGCTCGACGTCTCGAAAGGAGAGCGGCAGGAGTGCACGGTGGCTACCCGGATGTTCGGGCCGGGTTGCTACGGAGGAGAGCCCTTCTTCGTGGCCAGGGAACAGAAAAATCCAGAGGCAGAAGAGGATGATGGGTACGTGATGTCGTATGTCCACAATGAGAAAACAGGGGAGTCGAAGTTCCTGGTGATGGATGCAAAGACGCCGGACCTTGAAATAGTGGCCGCCGTTAAACTGCCACAAAGGGTGCCTTACGGCTTCCATGGACTCTTCATCAGGGAAAGTGACCTAAAAAGGCTGTAGCCATCAACCATTTGATTATCTCGATTTTACATGTACCCATATACAGAAATCGGTATAAAAAGACTACAGTATCTTTCTCTTGCTCTGATTTTTTCTGTAATCTCAAACAGAACACTTCATTATCACttgcagaaaaataaacaaaaaaaaatgtattggcagaaaaaaaaaagggataaaTTCTGCTGAATTGGATATTGCTAGTAACTCAGTTGAAGAACGAAATATATTGGCAGAAAGAAGTAATTTTCAACATCCTGACGTGATGGCCGTCACTGGGATGGGTTAACATACAGTAGTGGCTTTCCATTGGAGGCAATTGTGAGGATTTTGGGACGGGACCTGTACAATCTCTAGTCTGTACAAGTCCTTCTGCTAAGAGGTGGCTTCCTCTTGAAGCTAACCCTGATTTCATGAACCATGCATGTCCCTTCTGCTAAGCGGTGGCTTTCCATTGGAGGCAGAAATTATGTGGCCTGAATTCCTTGAGTCCGAATAATTCATGGTGTAAGAAACGGTTGATAATCATTGTCCCTTGACCGGTAATGCTGAAAGAAAGTTCATTCCCTTGGCAAGTTACAATTATCTTTAGATTATGTGTAAAAAGAGAATTCTGTCATGTCAATGTTAAGTCTCATATCAGTAAGAGGTAGGAACAATTCCTTGTTTATAAGGATCAAACTCACCTTTATCAATGCATTTTTCTAGGTTTGAGTGGATTGAGCTTAACTCACTTGTTTGGGTttaagaaagaaacaaagtcatgcggGACCGACGTATCAATTGGAACTAAACaacctaaagcggacaatattgctTGTGTGTATGAGGGTGTGAATTTACAACAGTCGATGAAGTTTTAGAAGTTGAGAACTGTTCTGATTGAAAATGTCCAATTGTAGTTGATGGCATTATCAAGGTTTGTTTGGAGTTTTAGAAGTTGATAATTGTTCTGATTGAAAATGTCCAAATGTAGTCGATGGCGTTTTATCAAGGTTTCTATGGAGTTTTAGAAGTTGAGAATTGTTTTGATTGAAAATGTTCAAATGTAGTCAATGGCATTATCAAGGATTCTATGGAGTTTTAGAAGTGGAGAACTGTTCTGATTGAGAATGTCAAAATGTGGGGAGACACATTGTGATGCAACTTATTTCATTGTGTTTTGATGTTTTCTTAGATATCTCAATTCTTTGGCATTTATCACTCTTTGTAGAAGTAGGGATATTAATATAAGTGCAGACCACATATTTAGTTATCAATCCCTTTATTTGCTCTAGGAACAGGACCAACCTGGTTGGAGAGTATTGCATTCTTTTCTTTATACTGCTTAATTGGACTGGAATGGAAATTACTACAAGTTGAGATTTGGTCCAATTGATCTTATCTCAAGTGAGAAACCTAGGTTTTCGCTGATCTAATAATTTAAGTTTAGGTTCATAGCGGATGCTTAAATTACAAACGTACCGTTCTTAGTTAGTTAAGTCTGGCAGGATTGGAAGGCCTTGCTTGCGTTGAAAAGGCAGAGAACACATCGCATGGGGCAGGGTAGATTGATCGACAATTTCGCATTGACAATGGCCTCTTACATTATTGGACCTGTTAGTGTAAAAagtacacaaaaaaaatatccCCCTGTCGACATTGACAGGTAACCCTTGCATTGATGGACCTGAaatagcaacaaaaaaaaaaaatctcatgtcTAGGTCTTATTTCCACCTTATgctttactctcttttttttccttttttctgtttttttttttggcctgtGTTTTAATTTGTCAtccacaaattttatttttggtaggCCTCACAGGGTCGCAAAAAACAGGCAATGGTAAAGATTGATTAGATATCTTACATTTTCTTCTTGATTCAGCTTGGTCCTACCCACTCTTCCATTATTTGAGGATCACAATCCACTGTGGTTTGTGGATAAATGGGCTGACCCACAGGTCCCACGCACATTAACGTATGAATGTGTCACTCCagctttgcttttcttttctttttctttttctttttctttctttttgaataTGTTCTTCCAGCTTTAGAACAAACAGGGCATGTGTTTCTCTTTGTAAGCGTAACTCCAAGAGGAGTGTTAAATGTGATGTTACTATATGGTTTTAACTATCAAAATAGCACTTTAA
Protein-coding regions in this window:
- the LOC120017140 gene encoding uncharacterized protein LOC120017140 isoform X1 — its product is MGSFGSLSPSSEVSDIRRWFPSYVYESFVLDTGDGFGDSVFKEDETEEDGRIAEGLRNGENFGGFTTTINLDDEKTSPNDENNNSLQPSAKMPDSVHSPSQLSDPPSIKKLFSNYEYESPVLGLSDDGLSDTDSKENKCDKEQGVVENNREKEEGRLEHGDITNSKHDVGAGKCECDGFLGASKLEKQVISDSLLSSSLISADPPDVRNWFPNYTYESPILDTVDGNEDSITSECVNEKFVIEDRIEDKKVNLRTFQQNKFYVPKKTKPLICNSSFGDFKEENKLLCEKQNLPPDASFQSLKVDTSSRNMERKSPRKEICRKDFGESSFSKEQAWFASTTTMSNSKLAKVDVDSMTTTWGRNDKEFEGKHNSENGFVTMRKNKPNDENSRPEEILLGGSRNKSRVPLHQTKRINSAELDIASNSVEGRNILAERSNFQHPDVMGVTGKWRCPQKNKPNIGPPMKQLRLERWVNRH
- the LOC120017140 gene encoding uncharacterized protein LOC120017140 isoform X2; the protein is MGSFGSLSPSSEVSDIRRWFPSYVYESFVLDTGDGFGDSVFKEDETEEDGRIAEGLRNGENFGGFTTTINLDDEKTSPNDENNNSLQPSAKMPDSVHSPSQLSDPPSIKKLFSNYEYESPVLGLSDDGLSDTDSKENKCDKEQGVVENNREKEEGRLEHGDITNSKHDVGAGKCECDGFLGASKLEKQVISDSLLSSSLISDPPDVRNWFPNYTYESPILDTVDGNEDSITSECVNEKFVIEDRIEDKKVNLRTFQQNKFYVPKKTKPLICNSSFGDFKEENKLLCEKQNLPPDASFQSLKVDTSSRNMERKSPRKEICRKDFGESSFSKEQAWFASTTTMSNSKLAKVDVDSMTTTWGRNDKEFEGKHNSENGFVTMRKNKPNDENSRPEEILLGGSRNKSRVPLHQTKRINSAELDIASNSVEGRNILAERSNFQHPDVMGVTGKWRCPQKNKPNIGPPMKQLRLERWVNRH
- the LOC120016039 gene encoding probable carotenoid cleavage dioxygenase 4, chloroplastic — protein: MDAFSSSFLSASPPSKLLFSSPPSPYNKLRQPLQISSVHLEEKPATPTARPPSTTTSNGRAPKPSPSPSLPAKSKLSPPIKRRVEPKVPAIILNAFDDIINNFIDPPLRPSVDPRYVLSDNFAPVSELPPTECEVIEGSLPPCLDGAYIRNGPNPQYLPRGPYHLFDGDGMLHSIRISQGKATLCSRYVNTYKYKIECDAGVPLIPNVFSGFNGLTASAARGAVTAARVLTGQFNPANGIGLANTSLAFFGNRLYALGESDLPYAVRLTPDGDIETVGRHDFEGKLVMSMTAHPKLEPETGEAFAFRYGPVPPFLTFFWFDKKGNKQPDVPIFSMTRPSFLHDFAITKKYAIFADIQIVMNPVEMINGGAPVGSDPSKVCRIGIIPRYARDESEIRWFDVPGFNIIHAINAWDEEEEDAVVMIAPNILSVEHTLERMDLVHALVEKVRIDLKTGIVTRHPVSARNLDFAVINQAFTGRKNKYVYAGVGDPMPKISGVVKLDVSKGERQECTVATRMFGPGCYGGEPFFVAREQKNPEAEEDDGYVMSYVHNEKTGESKFLVMDAKTPDLEIVAAVKLPQRVPYGFHGLFIRESDLKRL